GTTCACGCGGGGTGAGTCCCTCCGGTGTCCCGGTCCGCCACAGGCACAGGAGCACCCCATCGGCGACGGCGTCGGTCCGCACCGACCACCACTGGCCGTCGGCACCGCGCCGCCGGAACCGCAGTGCGCCCGTCGACCGCGCATGAAGGACGGCCAGCCGGGTCATCGCGGCGGCGTCGAACGGGCTCTGTGACGGATCGCCGAGGCGCACTTCGGCGCGGCCCCCGGCCAGGTACACCACGAGATCGGCGGGGTCGGGGTCCGGGCGGATCTGCGGCGCGGTCAGCCCGGCGATCTCGGAGGCGAACAGCGTCAGCGCGAGGCGGTCGTCGTCGCCCAGCGGGCGTCCATGGGTCGAGCTCATCGCGATGAATCCCGGGCGGCGCCCGGTCGCGTCGATCCCGCCGAGCGGCAGCGTGAGACCCTCTCGGAATCCGCAGGGCCGCAAGGCTTCCTGGTATGTACGTGAGTCACGGAAGTCGAAGGGCAGATCGACGAACCGGACCGCGATGTGGCGCTGGAGCGCGTATCGGTGCGCCGGGCATTCCCGCGCATAGGTCGAGGCGACGAAATCGGCGGTGGCGGTGGGGTAGTCGAGGTTCACCAGGATCGGCTGCGGGGCGCGGTTCGCCGGTTGCCGGCCGATCAACGTGGCGCAGTCGTATCCGAGGCCGTCGCGAAGCATGCGGACGGGCTCGGCGATCGGCGCCTCACCGCGACCGGCGGCACGCACCGCGTCGGCCACCCGGGTCCACCATGTCAGGCCCGGGGCCATAGGCACCTCCCAGCGCTGTCGCGGTCGGACGGGGCCGACCGCCTCGGCCGTTCGGCCGATGTGTCGTGTGACACATCTTGCCATCGTCGACGGTGCGCGTCCGGTATCGGGCCGGACGCTCGACGATCAGAGGAGACCACATCATGA
The nucleotide sequence above comes from Gordonia sp. PP30. Encoded proteins:
- a CDS encoding LuxR C-terminal-related transcriptional regulator translates to MAPGLTWWTRVADAVRAAGRGEAPIAEPVRMLRDGLGYDCATLIGRQPANRAPQPILVNLDYPTATADFVASTYARECPAHRYALQRHIAVRFVDLPFDFRDSRTYQEALRPCGFREGLTLPLGGIDATGRRPGFIAMSSTHGRPLGDDDRLALTLFASEIAGLTAPQIRPDPDPADLVVYLAGGRAEVRLGDPSQSPFDAAAMTRLAVLHARSTGALRFRRRGADGQWWSVRTDAVADGVLLCLWRTGTPEGLTPRELDVAGLASRGWSNDRIAEALGISVRTARAHIESVLAKLGAANRTELARIAYERELDSLDAIRCEIG